One genomic segment of Intestinimonas butyriciproducens includes these proteins:
- a CDS encoding stage III sporulation protein AF: MMELLRQWLVGITCAAMIVALADSLTPSGTVRKIGRMAGGLLLLVAVVQPVLHVDFSVLAASAVQIELESTQNELEKTDLELMKTIIGEKTGAYILDKAEALGVPCKRVTVTCTVGEDGVPYPSAVSITGAPGGEERRLLARIIEADLAIPEECQTYESGDGAS; this comes from the coding sequence ATGATGGAATTGTTGCGGCAGTGGCTGGTTGGGATCACCTGCGCAGCTATGATCGTGGCGCTGGCGGACAGTCTTACACCGTCTGGTACCGTGAGGAAGATCGGGAGGATGGCGGGAGGCTTATTGCTCCTGGTTGCTGTGGTCCAGCCGGTCCTGCATGTGGATTTCAGCGTTCTGGCAGCGTCCGCCGTCCAGATAGAGCTGGAGAGTACGCAGAATGAGCTGGAAAAAACTGATTTGGAACTGATGAAAACCATCATAGGAGAGAAGACGGGCGCATATATTCTGGACAAGGCGGAAGCACTGGGGGTCCCCTGCAAGAGGGTGACCGTAACATGCACAGTAGGAGAGGACGGCGTGCCCTATCCCTCCGCAGTGTCCATCACGGGAGCGCCTGGCGGGGAGGAGAGACGCCTCCTGGCACGTATCATAGAGGCGGACTTGGCGATTCCCGAGGAATGTCAAACTTACGAAAGCGGGGATGGAGCATCATGA
- the dxs gene encoding 1-deoxy-D-xylulose-5-phosphate synthase, which yields MIQLDEIPNLKEISDSEAEGLCARLRARIIDAVSRTGGHLASNLGTVEITVALHRVFDTGRDRVVFDVGHQCYSHKILTGRDTAMDTLRTFGGMAGYPKPQESQDDAFIAGHASNSVSVALGMARARSQRGEDYHVIALIGDGALTGGLAYEGLSNAGLSGEPLLVILNDNGMSITKNVGGVAQHLAHQRLKPQYLQFKKGYRKMMSVLPGGPQIYRVTHKIKTAIKETLLPCSMFEDMGFIYLGPVDGHDVRGLTRLMRYAKELKGPVLLHVRTVKGKGYPPAEKNPDAYHGVSRFCVQTGEPLQPSRPSFSSAFGQAVCELAAEDGRICAVTAAMRDGTGLGSFEAQFPERFFDVGIAEGHAVAMAAGMAKQGSLPIFAVYSSFLQRGYDMLLHDVAILGLHVVFGVDRAGLVGEDGETHHGLFDVAYLSSVPGMTLFAPASFAEVRSMLRHAVRKVSGPVALRYPRGGESGYRGDAGVEPTVCLKVGKAITLVTYGITTGSVLEAGAMLEAAGYVPEIIKLNRLMPLDDEEILVSVKKTERVLIAEECAAMGGMGQQIAAHMAAQGVVPKAMALCNTGSGFITHGTTAELRRLCGLDAESLYQAAVEVLKRE from the coding sequence TTGATACAGCTCGATGAGATTCCAAATCTAAAAGAGATTAGCGACAGCGAGGCGGAGGGCCTCTGTGCGCGGCTGCGGGCCCGCATTATCGACGCGGTCTCACGCACGGGAGGACATTTGGCCTCCAATCTTGGTACGGTGGAGATCACCGTAGCGCTCCACCGGGTATTTGATACCGGGCGGGACAGAGTGGTTTTTGACGTGGGACACCAATGCTATTCCCACAAGATCCTAACGGGGCGGGACACGGCCATGGACACCCTCCGCACGTTTGGAGGGATGGCGGGCTACCCCAAGCCACAGGAAAGCCAGGATGATGCCTTTATCGCGGGACATGCCTCCAACTCTGTTTCTGTGGCGCTGGGAATGGCCAGAGCCAGGAGCCAGAGAGGGGAGGACTACCACGTGATCGCCCTCATTGGAGACGGGGCCCTGACAGGCGGACTTGCCTATGAAGGGCTTTCCAACGCAGGGTTGAGCGGAGAGCCCCTTCTGGTCATCCTAAATGACAATGGCATGTCCATTACCAAAAATGTGGGGGGCGTGGCCCAGCACCTAGCACATCAGCGGCTCAAGCCACAGTATCTTCAGTTCAAAAAGGGATACCGAAAAATGATGTCGGTGCTGCCAGGCGGTCCCCAGATCTACCGTGTGACCCATAAAATCAAAACGGCGATAAAGGAGACCCTGCTCCCCTGCAGTATGTTCGAGGATATGGGGTTCATTTACCTGGGACCGGTGGACGGGCATGATGTGAGAGGGCTCACTCGCCTGATGCGCTACGCCAAGGAGTTGAAAGGCCCTGTATTGCTTCATGTAAGGACTGTAAAGGGGAAAGGCTATCCGCCAGCTGAAAAGAATCCGGATGCCTACCATGGCGTATCACGGTTTTGTGTCCAGACAGGTGAGCCGCTGCAGCCCTCCAGGCCCTCCTTTTCCAGCGCGTTTGGACAGGCTGTCTGCGAGCTGGCGGCGGAGGATGGGAGAATCTGTGCGGTGACTGCTGCCATGCGGGACGGTACCGGACTGGGCTCCTTTGAGGCTCAATTCCCGGAACGATTTTTCGATGTGGGGATTGCGGAGGGGCACGCCGTGGCGATGGCGGCTGGAATGGCCAAGCAGGGAAGTCTGCCGATCTTTGCCGTGTACTCCTCGTTTCTGCAGCGCGGGTATGATATGCTGCTCCACGATGTGGCGATCCTTGGCCTCCATGTGGTCTTCGGCGTAGACCGTGCCGGATTGGTGGGAGAAGACGGCGAGACCCACCACGGTCTGTTTGATGTGGCGTATCTCTCCTCGGTCCCGGGGATGACGCTCTTCGCGCCGGCCAGCTTTGCTGAAGTGCGGAGCATGCTGCGCCACGCCGTGCGGAAGGTATCGGGGCCAGTGGCTCTCCGCTATCCAAGAGGCGGAGAGAGCGGCTATCGGGGAGATGCAGGTGTGGAGCCGACTGTGTGCCTGAAAGTGGGGAAAGCAATAACACTTGTCACTTATGGGATCACTACGGGGAGTGTACTGGAGGCCGGCGCTATGTTGGAGGCGGCTGGATACGTCCCGGAAATCATAAAGCTGAATCGCCTTATGCCGTTGGATGACGAAGAAATCCTTGTTTCCGTAAAGAAAACGGAGCGGGTCCTGATTGCCGAGGAGTGCGCCGCAATGGGAGGTATGGGGCAGCAAATCGCTGCCCACATGGCGGCACAGGGGGTCGTGCCCAAAGCGATGGCGCTCTGCAATACGGGAAGTGGGTTTATCACCCATGGAACCACGGCGGAGCTGCGCCGCCTGTGCGGGCTGGATGCGGAATCGCTTTACCAGGCGGCAGTGGAGGTTTTAAAGCGTGAGTAA
- a CDS encoding stage III sporulation protein AG gives MRGTDMAAKGGRRLMELLEKYKFVLLVLLAGILLLLLPTFEGGDGTGGSGRTDPPSELAFDLEGLEKKLSDTLSEVEGAGEVSVVLTVKASTRQVLAQDITSSQKEGAVDEGRTTVVVSKGSGREEAVPLQQIYPQFQGALVVCPGGSDPEVRLKLVEAVSALTGLGSDKISICKGK, from the coding sequence ATGAGGGGAACGGATATGGCCGCCAAGGGCGGCAGGCGGCTGATGGAGCTGCTGGAAAAATATAAATTCGTGCTGCTGGTCCTGCTGGCTGGTATTCTCCTGCTCCTGCTACCCACCTTTGAAGGGGGAGATGGAACAGGAGGCTCAGGAAGAACTGATCCTCCGTCGGAGTTGGCCTTCGACCTGGAGGGTCTGGAAAAAAAACTGTCCGATACACTCTCGGAAGTAGAGGGAGCGGGAGAGGTCTCAGTGGTCCTTACTGTGAAGGCCAGCACGCGCCAAGTGCTGGCCCAGGACATCACCTCCTCTCAAAAGGAAGGGGCGGTGGATGAGGGGAGGACCACCGTAGTGGTCTCCAAGGGTTCCGGCAGGGAGGAGGCTGTGCCGCTTCAGCAGATATATCCGCAGTTTCAAGGCGCTCTGGTGGTCTGCCCCGGGGGAAGCGACCCGGAGGTACGGCTCAAGCTAGTGGAGGCGGTCTCTGCCCTGACCGGCCTGGGAAGCGATAAAATTTCAATTTGTAAAGGAAAGTAA
- a CDS encoding polyprenyl synthetase family protein gives MEYERQLRDGQALIERALQSCFAGREPMANIYDAMEYSLMAGGKRIRPLLTLEVCRMCGGDVAQALPFACAVEMIHTYSLIHDDLPCMDDDDLRRGKPTNHKIYGEATAVLAGDALLTAAFETALEQSSGLPADRVVAAAACLAHAAGARGMVGGQSLDMAAEGRAVTRRDVEDLQKLKTGALLSAAAEVGCVIAGGGTDDRAAVRRYAQKLGLAFQVRDDMLDVEGDERTLGKPIGSDQANEKTTFVTLLGMDGCRELVDTLTDAAVAALEPFGGRADFLRWLARALAGRES, from the coding sequence ATGGAATATGAGCGGCAGTTACGTGACGGACAGGCCCTGATTGAACGTGCGCTGCAGTCGTGCTTTGCGGGCAGGGAGCCTATGGCCAATATCTATGACGCCATGGAGTACAGTCTGATGGCCGGCGGAAAGCGCATCCGTCCCCTCCTCACACTGGAGGTCTGCCGGATGTGTGGGGGAGATGTTGCACAAGCCCTGCCATTCGCCTGCGCGGTGGAGATGATCCACACGTATTCCCTGATCCATGACGACCTGCCCTGCATGGATGACGATGATCTGCGCCGGGGAAAGCCTACCAACCACAAGATCTATGGGGAGGCCACGGCGGTACTGGCTGGCGATGCGCTGCTCACCGCCGCCTTTGAAACCGCACTGGAGCAGAGCTCCGGGCTCCCGGCGGACCGCGTGGTAGCCGCTGCTGCCTGTCTGGCGCATGCCGCCGGTGCGCGCGGCATGGTGGGTGGTCAGTCGCTGGATATGGCGGCCGAGGGACGGGCGGTGACCCGGCGGGATGTGGAAGACCTCCAAAAGCTGAAAACCGGCGCGCTGCTCAGTGCGGCGGCTGAGGTGGGGTGTGTGATCGCCGGCGGCGGCACGGATGACCGGGCTGCCGTTCGCCGCTACGCCCAGAAGCTGGGATTGGCCTTCCAGGTCCGGGATGATATGTTGGATGTAGAGGGGGATGAGAGGACGCTGGGAAAACCCATCGGCTCAGACCAGGCCAACGAAAAAACAACTTTTGTTACCCTGCTGGGTATGGATGGCTGCCGTGAGCTGGTGGATACCCTGACTGATGCGGCGGTAGCCGCCTTAGAGCCCTTCGGGGGACGGGCGGATTTTCTGCGCTGGCTTGCCCGGGCCTTGGCCGGGCGGGAGAGCTGA
- a CDS encoding SpoIIIAH-like family protein has product MKLWKRNAVVAAIVLFVCVAVYLNWSYSQDGAGETADTGKVLGEAALVGGKATDPLLKGENASSPAPSESPAAGEEGQSNSSGYFASARLNRQQARDSALSLLQEAAADEKADQASVDQANVTIQAMATYTLAEANIENLVTAKGYSDCVAFLNDNSISVVVSNNGTPLADADTAKISEIVMEETGLKASQIKIIEAS; this is encoded by the coding sequence ATGAAACTTTGGAAGCGGAACGCGGTGGTGGCCGCCATCGTGCTGTTTGTGTGTGTGGCGGTATATCTCAACTGGTCCTACAGCCAGGATGGAGCCGGAGAGACCGCGGATACGGGGAAGGTGTTGGGAGAGGCGGCCCTGGTGGGCGGCAAAGCCACGGATCCGCTGCTCAAGGGAGAGAACGCATCATCACCCGCGCCTTCCGAGAGTCCTGCGGCGGGAGAAGAGGGACAGAGCAACTCCAGCGGCTATTTTGCCAGTGCGCGTTTGAACCGTCAGCAGGCCAGGGACAGCGCCCTCTCTCTCCTCCAGGAGGCCGCAGCCGACGAGAAGGCGGATCAAGCCTCGGTAGACCAGGCCAACGTTACGATCCAGGCGATGGCCACCTATACACTGGCCGAAGCCAATATTGAAAATTTGGTCACGGCAAAGGGATACAGCGACTGTGTGGCGTTTCTCAACGATAACAGCATCAGCGTGGTGGTGTCCAACAACGGAACGCCGCTCGCCGACGCAGACACGGCAAAAATCAGCGAGATCGTGATGGAGGAGACAGGGCTCAAAGCAAGTCAAATCAAAATCATCGAGGCGAGCTGA
- a CDS encoding divergent PAP2 family protein, whose amino-acid sequence MENNLLNGHLGNLILALAVVAWAIAQVLKVVIVLIQNHRLDFRRITGSGGMPSSHSAFVCACASATGNLYGWSSPIFALAAVLAIVVMYDAANVRKAAGEQAKILNYMMEHWMEMKPELFGKELKEFLGHTPVQVIAGAVLGIVIGLAGTWLFR is encoded by the coding sequence ATGGAGAATAATCTTCTGAACGGCCATTTGGGAAATCTGATCCTGGCCCTCGCGGTCGTCGCTTGGGCAATCGCTCAGGTGCTAAAGGTTGTGATCGTCCTGATCCAAAACCACAGGCTGGATTTCCGACGGATCACGGGAAGCGGGGGAATGCCGAGCTCTCATTCCGCCTTTGTCTGTGCCTGCGCAAGTGCGACCGGAAATCTATACGGCTGGTCCTCGCCCATTTTCGCTCTGGCTGCTGTTCTAGCCATCGTGGTCATGTATGATGCGGCAAATGTCCGCAAGGCAGCCGGAGAGCAGGCCAAGATTTTAAATTACATGATGGAACACTGGATGGAGATGAAGCCGGAACTTTTCGGCAAAGAGCTCAAGGAGTTTTTGGGACATACTCCGGTCCAGGTCATTGCCGGCGCGGTGCTGGGGATCGTCATTGGTCTTGCGGGGACCTGGCTGTTCCGCTGA
- a CDS encoding TlyA family RNA methyltransferase, with the protein MSKKRLDVLVCERGLAESRQKAQALIMAGQIFVGGQKIDKAGFAVEESAEIELHGKALAYVSRGGLKLEKALQRFPLDLKGKICIDCGASTGGFTDCMLQNGAAKVYAVDVGYGQLAWSLRQDPRVICMERTNVRYLTAEQIAEPLDFGSVDVSFISLKLILPALRGLLKPQGQVVCLVKPQFEAGREKVGKKGVVRDPEVHLEVLEQFLIHASDAGFSVKDMDFSPIKGPEGNIEYLGFLCVGVSEPYVGNLAALVERSHAELEGAVHP; encoded by the coding sequence GTGAGTAAAAAACGTCTGGATGTACTGGTGTGTGAGAGGGGACTGGCGGAGAGCCGACAAAAAGCGCAGGCCCTGATTATGGCGGGGCAGATTTTTGTGGGCGGGCAGAAGATCGACAAGGCTGGATTTGCAGTGGAAGAGAGTGCGGAGATCGAGCTGCACGGCAAGGCTTTGGCCTATGTGAGCCGGGGAGGCCTGAAACTAGAAAAGGCGCTCCAGCGCTTCCCGCTGGACCTCAAGGGAAAAATCTGCATTGATTGCGGCGCCTCCACCGGAGGCTTTACGGATTGCATGTTGCAAAATGGGGCGGCCAAGGTATACGCCGTGGATGTCGGCTACGGACAATTGGCCTGGAGCCTGCGCCAGGACCCAAGGGTGATATGCATGGAGCGGACGAACGTGAGATATCTGACTGCGGAGCAGATTGCTGAACCGCTGGACTTTGGAAGCGTGGATGTATCCTTCATTTCTTTGAAGCTGATTTTGCCGGCCCTACGCGGTCTGCTGAAGCCGCAGGGGCAGGTGGTGTGCTTGGTCAAACCGCAATTCGAGGCGGGCAGGGAAAAGGTGGGAAAGAAAGGGGTCGTACGCGACCCGGAAGTACATCTGGAGGTGTTGGAGCAATTTTTGATTCACGCATCTGATGCCGGATTTTCTGTAAAGGATATGGACTTTTCACCTATAAAGGGACCGGAGGGCAACATTGAATACCTAGGTTTTTTGTGCGTCGGTGTCAGTGAGCCCTATGTGGGGAACCTCGCCGCACTGGTTGAGAGGTCCCATGCTGAACTCGAGGGGGCGGTTCACCCGTGA
- a CDS encoding Asp23/Gls24 family envelope stress response protein translates to MGEGREYVSRSDELGNIHISEEVLAVIAAAAALEVEGVGGLAANLGTDLAELLGKKNLSRGIRLQVEEENVTVEVAILVKYGYTIPDVGHAVQEAVAGSIEATSGLTVAAVNVSVGGVVFEKEPKKAQ, encoded by the coding sequence GTGGGTGAAGGCAGAGAGTATGTTTCCCGGTCCGATGAGTTGGGAAATATCCATATATCAGAGGAAGTTCTGGCGGTGATTGCCGCTGCCGCTGCGCTGGAAGTTGAGGGCGTTGGAGGATTGGCGGCCAATCTGGGCACCGACCTTGCGGAACTGCTGGGGAAAAAGAACCTGAGCCGCGGGATTCGCCTCCAGGTGGAGGAGGAGAATGTTACGGTAGAGGTGGCCATCCTTGTAAAGTATGGCTACACCATTCCGGATGTGGGCCACGCCGTGCAGGAAGCTGTGGCTGGCAGCATCGAGGCCACCAGCGGTCTCACTGTCGCCGCCGTCAACGTAAGCGTGGGCGGTGTGGTCTTTGAGAAAGAGCCGAAGAAGGCTCAGTAA
- the xseA gene encoding exodeoxyribonuclease VII large subunit, protein MREGQPVYTVTQVNGYIKNLLDRDGLLSGVFVRGEISNYKSYPSGHHYFSMKDEGGALRCVMFRREASRLRFRPENGMKVIAFGRVAVFPRDGQYQLYCSDLTPDGVGDLHVAFEQLKEKLFREGLFDPAHKKNIPRYPGRIALVTSSAGAAVRDMLRILGARYPLAKVLLLPVRVQGEEAAGEIASAIRYASAHALADLLITGRGGGSMEDLWCFNDERVARAIYDCTIPVISAVGHEPDVTIADFVADLRAATPSNAAELAVPDQNEIYANLAYYEDKLMGTMEVRLDRARRELARLEKNRVLQDPINYILDRRALLEDLRRRLVHGLGGVMAGERERFARLAAALDAMSPLKVLGRGYALAQTANGKVATSVDEVEPGGKLSVRLSDGVLDCRVDDKRRLL, encoded by the coding sequence ATGAGAGAGGGTCAGCCTGTCTATACTGTCACCCAAGTCAACGGCTATATTAAAAATCTGTTGGATCGGGATGGACTTTTAAGCGGCGTATTTGTTCGAGGCGAAATTTCTAATTACAAAAGTTACCCCTCTGGACACCATTATTTTTCCATGAAGGATGAGGGCGGGGCGCTCCGCTGCGTGATGTTCCGGCGGGAGGCATCCCGCCTCCGCTTTCGTCCGGAAAATGGTATGAAGGTTATTGCCTTTGGACGTGTGGCGGTATTCCCTCGGGATGGCCAGTATCAGCTCTACTGCTCGGACCTCACGCCGGACGGGGTCGGAGACCTCCATGTGGCCTTTGAGCAGCTCAAGGAAAAGCTCTTCCGGGAGGGGCTATTTGACCCGGCGCATAAAAAAAACATTCCGAGATATCCAGGGCGGATCGCGCTGGTCACCTCTTCGGCCGGCGCAGCGGTGAGAGATATGCTGCGCATCCTGGGGGCGCGGTATCCGCTGGCGAAGGTCCTTCTCCTCCCGGTCCGCGTACAAGGGGAAGAGGCGGCGGGAGAGATTGCCTCCGCTATCCGGTATGCCAGTGCCCATGCTTTGGCGGATCTTCTGATTACGGGCAGAGGCGGCGGCTCGATGGAGGACCTCTGGTGCTTCAACGACGAACGGGTGGCCCGTGCGATTTACGACTGCACAATCCCCGTGATTTCCGCGGTAGGGCATGAACCTGACGTGACGATCGCAGATTTTGTGGCAGACCTGCGGGCGGCTACGCCCTCTAATGCGGCGGAACTGGCGGTGCCGGATCAGAATGAGATCTATGCCAATCTCGCTTACTATGAGGACAAGCTGATGGGGACCATGGAGGTCCGGCTGGACCGGGCGCGCCGGGAGCTGGCGCGCCTGGAGAAAAATCGTGTGCTCCAGGACCCCATAAATTACATTTTGGATCGGCGGGCACTTTTGGAGGATCTGCGGCGGCGGCTGGTTCACGGTCTCGGCGGCGTGATGGCGGGGGAACGGGAACGGTTCGCCCGTCTGGCGGCGGCCCTGGATGCGATGAGCCCGCTCAAGGTACTGGGGCGAGGGTATGCGCTGGCTCAGACCGCCAACGGAAAGGTGGCAACTTCTGTGGATGAGGTGGAGCCAGGTGGTAAGCTGTCGGTTCGTCTCTCCGACGGTGTGCTGGACTGTCGTGTGGACGATAAGAGGAGGCTGTTATAA
- a CDS encoding DNA-binding protein — MALCLGIDTSNYTTSVALFDGVSGYNLGRLLDVPEGALGLRQSDALFQHVKHLPEIFAALRAEGRLDGCIAAVGASTKPRWVEGSYMPCFLAGESQGRGIADTLGVPFFPCAHQQGHIAAAAWSAGRPDLLDRPHLAWHLSGGTTELLYVQPDGVSVWAQKLGGTSDISAGQLIDRTGQLLGLPFPAGKALDGLYGQADVCQNYTVKINDLTFSLSGMENKVRELVERGAPPANVARFVVDTVVKAVLRTTDKALEQYPGLPVLCSGGVASNSALRAALRDAVFAPPQYSTDNALGVAILARRALTGGSRL; from the coding sequence ATGGCGCTCTGTCTGGGAATTGACACCAGCAATTACACCACCTCTGTGGCTCTGTTTGACGGGGTGTCCGGATACAATCTTGGCAGGCTTTTGGATGTACCTGAGGGAGCGTTGGGGCTTCGGCAGAGCGACGCGCTGTTCCAGCATGTCAAACATCTGCCTGAGATTTTTGCCGCGCTGCGGGCGGAAGGGCGGTTGGACGGATGTATCGCAGCGGTGGGTGCCAGCACCAAACCGCGCTGGGTAGAGGGCTCTTATATGCCCTGTTTTCTGGCGGGAGAGTCTCAGGGGCGCGGGATAGCGGATACACTGGGCGTCCCCTTTTTCCCCTGTGCTCACCAGCAGGGACACATTGCGGCGGCCGCCTGGTCCGCCGGACGTCCCGATCTTTTAGACCGTCCCCATCTGGCTTGGCATCTGTCCGGCGGGACGACGGAGCTTTTGTATGTGCAGCCGGACGGGGTGAGCGTCTGGGCGCAGAAACTGGGGGGGACCAGTGATATTTCTGCGGGACAGCTTATTGACCGGACCGGACAGCTCTTGGGGCTGCCATTCCCCGCGGGAAAGGCGTTGGATGGACTGTATGGTCAGGCAGATGTTTGTCAAAATTACACTGTAAAGATAAATGACCTTACATTTTCTCTCTCCGGAATGGAGAACAAGGTGAGAGAACTGGTGGAGCGCGGGGCACCTCCGGCCAACGTAGCTAGGTTTGTCGTGGACACCGTTGTGAAAGCGGTGCTGCGGACCACGGACAAGGCATTGGAGCAATATCCGGGCCTCCCAGTACTGTGTTCCGGAGGGGTGGCCTCCAATTCCGCTTTGCGGGCGGCTCTGCGGGACGCGGTGTTTGCACCACCGCAATACTCCACAGATAACGCTCTTGGTGTGGCGATCCTGGCCCGGCGGGCCCTGACGGGGGGGAGCCGGCTATGA
- the xseB gene encoding exodeoxyribonuclease VII small subunit: MAEKKKTFEQAMIRLEEIVTQLEKGEAPLEESLKLFEEGMTLMKQCSALLDKAEQKVSKLTVGTDGGPVETPFHGEG, from the coding sequence ATGGCGGAAAAGAAAAAGACCTTCGAACAGGCCATGATACGTCTGGAGGAGATCGTCACGCAGCTGGAAAAGGGCGAAGCCCCTCTGGAGGAGTCGCTGAAGCTCTTTGAGGAGGGAATGACGCTGATGAAGCAGTGTTCCGCACTGCTGGACAAGGCGGAGCAGAAGGTGTCCAAGCTCACCGTCGGGACAGACGGAGGACCGGTAGAAACGCCGTTCCACGGGGAGGGATGA
- the nusB gene encoding transcription antitermination factor NusB encodes MTRSNAREIAVHLSFALGFSDQTAEELLEDSLSRENFAQLKDEEPLYGEYPNEKQRQYITALVKGVYDHGAELDGYISKYAIGWSFSRISRMTAAVMRVAMYEILYMPDIPAAAAINEAVELARRYDAPEAASFANGILGAFVRGELPPERADAVDTQAEDKKDGA; translated from the coding sequence ATGACCAGGAGCAATGCCAGGGAAATTGCCGTCCATTTATCCTTTGCCCTCGGCTTTTCAGATCAGACCGCGGAAGAATTGCTGGAGGACTCCCTGAGCCGTGAAAACTTTGCGCAGCTCAAGGACGAGGAGCCCCTGTATGGAGAATATCCCAACGAGAAGCAGCGGCAGTACATAACCGCGCTGGTGAAAGGGGTATACGACCACGGCGCCGAACTGGACGGCTATATCTCAAAGTATGCCATCGGCTGGTCCTTCTCCCGTATTTCCCGCATGACGGCGGCCGTCATGCGGGTGGCGATGTATGAGATCCTGTATATGCCGGATATCCCCGCCGCCGCCGCCATCAATGAGGCGGTGGAACTGGCCAGACGCTATGACGCGCCTGAGGCCGCGTCCTTCGCCAATGGCATCTTGGGTGCGTTTGTCCGGGGAGAACTGCCTCCGGAGCGGGCCGATGCAGTGGACACACAGGCCGAGGACAAGAAGGACGGAGCGTGA
- a CDS encoding NAD(+)/NADH kinase, translated as MPRDLDYRNMQNELERADILLCFGGDGTILHAARDANAHNVPILGVNMGSVGFMAELEHSELDMLSQLSKRKYTIEPRMMLDVSVRRGRETLYRDLALNDAVITKGAVARVIDLIVRGDGVHIYDYSGDGVILATPTGSTAYSMSAGGPIVEPTSENILVTPICAHSLHAKPLVMGRDRIVSVRIGKLSRKTAYLSVDGGRAFKLCGGDTVEVRRSKSVTRLVRLTDHSFYEIINQKLGRA; from the coding sequence TTGCCCAGGGATCTGGACTATCGCAACATGCAGAATGAGCTGGAGAGGGCGGATATTCTCCTCTGCTTTGGCGGGGATGGCACCATCCTTCATGCCGCGCGGGACGCCAATGCTCACAACGTCCCTATTTTGGGGGTCAATATGGGCAGTGTCGGCTTTATGGCAGAACTGGAGCACAGCGAACTGGATATGCTCTCCCAGCTCTCCAAGCGCAAATATACAATCGAGCCGCGAATGATGCTGGACGTGTCGGTGCGAAGAGGTCGAGAGACCCTTTACCGAGACTTGGCGCTGAACGATGCTGTCATCACCAAGGGTGCGGTGGCGAGAGTAATTGACTTGATCGTGCGGGGAGACGGTGTTCACATTTATGACTACTCCGGAGACGGAGTGATCCTTGCCACGCCCACAGGCTCCACGGCCTATTCTATGTCTGCGGGGGGCCCCATTGTGGAGCCCACCTCTGAGAATATCCTTGTGACTCCCATTTGCGCCCATTCCCTCCATGCAAAGCCGCTGGTAATGGGAAGGGACAGGATTGTCTCTGTCCGGATTGGAAAGCTGTCAAGGAAAACGGCTTACTTGTCTGTGGACGGAGGAAGAGCCTTTAAGCTCTGTGGCGGGGACACTGTTGAAGTCCGCCGCTCCAAAAGTGTGACCAGGTTGGTCCGACTGACGGATCACAGCTTTTATGAAATCATCAATCAGAAGTTGGGGAGGGCATGA
- a CDS encoding arginine repressor, translated as MKSKRQAEILRIIEEVDVETQDQLLAELKLRGVTSTQATISRDIKELHLVKELTSYGTYKYVVSGRRASLNFAGRLRTIFKEGVTSFDRAQNIVVIKTMPGLASAACAAIDGMEIGNLVGSLAGDDTALLIMRDSEKAEAFCDEIHKMLQ; from the coding sequence ATGAAGTCCAAACGGCAGGCAGAAATTTTGCGAATCATTGAGGAGGTTGATGTTGAGACCCAGGATCAGTTGTTGGCTGAGTTGAAGCTGCGGGGCGTCACCTCTACCCAGGCAACGATCTCAAGAGACATCAAGGAGCTGCATCTGGTGAAGGAACTTACCAGTTACGGGACCTACAAATATGTGGTATCCGGCCGCAGGGCCAGCCTGAACTTCGCAGGACGTCTGCGGACCATTTTCAAGGAGGGGGTCACGTCCTTTGACCGCGCCCAGAATATTGTTGTGATCAAAACCATGCCGGGCCTCGCTTCTGCAGCCTGTGCCGCGATTGACGGTATGGAAATCGGAAATCTGGTCGGAAGTCTCGCCGGGGATGACACGGCCCTTCTCATCATGCGGGACAGTGAGAAAGCAGAGGCCTTTTGTGACGAAATCCATAAGATGCTCCAGTGA